Proteins from a single region of Synergistaceae bacterium:
- the ilvD gene encoding dihydroxy-acid dehydratase produces MNSNKAKIGYQRSPHRSLLKAAGYTDWEIERPWIGVANSFNSIIPGHVHLKTITEAVKAGIYAAGGLPLEFPTIGVCDGIAMNHDGMKFSLPSRELIMDSIEVMAKGHAFDAMVLIPNCDKIVPGMAMAAAKLNIPSIIISGGPMMAGNLSGKKLDLNTVFEGVGMLSAGKLNERELKEIEDNACPGCGSCSGMFTANTMNCMMEVLGLALPGNGTVPAVHAGRVRLAKDAGRAIMDLVNKNIKPRDILTIEAFENAVAVDLALGGSTNTTLHLPAIAWAAGLTLSLDVFNDIGSRVPHLCSMSPGGQHHIENLWQAGGVQALIKQLLDSNLIHGESITVTTKTIKDNCANAEVLNSNVIRPLNNPYHKEGGIAFMKGTLAPLGAIVKQSAVSPEMMVHEGPARVFECEDDASKAILDNMINDGDVVVIRNEGPKGGPGMREMLTPTSAIMGQGKGSTVALVTDGRFSGATRGAAIGHVSPEACTGGPIGLVEDGDIISIDIPRKKLDLKVSEEVLEERRKKYTPKCQETTSPFLERYRTFATSGVEGAVLKEK; encoded by the coding sequence ATGAATAGCAATAAAGCAAAAATAGGCTACCAGAGAAGTCCCCACCGCTCTTTGCTTAAAGCTGCGGGTTACACTGATTGGGAAATAGAGCGCCCTTGGATAGGCGTGGCAAACTCTTTTAACTCTATAATCCCGGGGCATGTCCATCTAAAAACTATAACGGAAGCTGTCAAAGCCGGAATATATGCAGCAGGCGGACTTCCTTTAGAGTTCCCTACTATCGGGGTATGTGACGGAATTGCAATGAATCATGATGGCATGAAATTCTCTCTTCCCAGTAGAGAACTTATCATGGATTCAATAGAGGTAATGGCAAAAGGGCATGCATTTGATGCCATGGTCCTTATACCGAACTGTGACAAAATTGTTCCTGGTATGGCTATGGCTGCAGCAAAACTAAATATTCCATCTATCATAATTTCAGGTGGACCAATGATGGCCGGCAACCTTTCAGGGAAAAAGCTCGACCTTAACACCGTATTTGAAGGTGTCGGCATGTTGTCTGCCGGCAAACTTAATGAAAGAGAGCTAAAAGAAATCGAGGACAATGCATGTCCAGGGTGCGGCTCCTGTTCTGGAATGTTCACAGCCAATACTATGAACTGCATGATGGAGGTACTGGGTTTGGCACTCCCAGGGAATGGCACTGTACCCGCAGTTCATGCGGGCCGTGTCAGACTTGCCAAAGACGCAGGCAGAGCGATAATGGATCTTGTCAATAAAAACATTAAACCTCGTGATATTTTAACAATAGAAGCATTTGAAAATGCAGTTGCCGTTGATTTGGCATTGGGAGGCTCCACGAACACAACTCTACATTTGCCTGCGATAGCCTGGGCTGCGGGGTTAACCCTCTCTCTTGATGTTTTTAATGATATAGGATCGAGGGTTCCGCATCTTTGCTCCATGAGTCCAGGGGGGCAGCATCACATTGAAAATCTCTGGCAAGCCGGTGGAGTTCAAGCTCTTATAAAACAACTCCTTGATAGCAATCTTATTCATGGAGAAAGCATAACGGTGACGACAAAAACGATAAAAGATAATTGTGCTAATGCAGAAGTACTTAATTCTAACGTTATACGTCCTCTAAATAATCCGTATCACAAAGAAGGTGGAATTGCATTTATGAAAGGAACGCTTGCACCTCTTGGTGCAATAGTAAAACAATCTGCTGTTTCGCCTGAAATGATGGTACATGAAGGACCTGCTAGGGTTTTTGAATGTGAGGACGATGCAAGCAAAGCAATTCTTGATAATATGATAAACGATGGGGATGTCGTTGTAATAAGAAATGAAGGACCTAAGGGCGGGCCCGGAATGAGAGAGATGCTCACTCCTACTTCAGCCATTATGGGACAAGGCAAAGGTAGCACGGTAGCTCTTGTTACAGACGGACGCTTTTCCGGAGCCACACGTGGAGCGGCCATAGGACATGTCTCACCTGAAGCATGCACCGGCGGACCTATAGGTCTCGTAGAGGATGGAGACATAATTTCGATTGATATACCGCGAAAAAAACTTGATCTCAAAGTAAGTGAGGAAGTTTTGGAAGAACGTAGAAAAAAATATACGCCTAAGTGTCAGGAGACAACCAGTCCCTTCTTAGAACGGTATCGAACATTCGCAACTTCCGGTGTTGAAGGAGCAGTTTTGAAGGAAAAATAA